In Treponema primitia ZAS-2, a genomic segment contains:
- a CDS encoding ribosome assembly cofactor RimP — MRYTPRQANTGDQLGSGDQISLFETLEPVVRGLGLAIVELALSRHKSSVQVRLVVCKAGGGNVGVDDCSRAHRALLPRLELVFPGQDMYVEVGSPGIDRVIKDGSEFVYYLGRGIKCYRTDISDWTGGILESADEKGVVLKGKDGMTEIVYELIAKAKLDYTLDYLREV; from the coding sequence ATGCGGTATACCCCCAGACAGGCAAATACCGGGGACCAGCTTGGTTCCGGGGACCAAATTTCCTTGTTTGAGACCCTGGAGCCGGTTGTCCGTGGTTTAGGGTTGGCCATTGTGGAACTGGCCCTTTCCAGGCACAAAAGCAGTGTCCAGGTCCGGCTGGTGGTGTGCAAAGCCGGGGGCGGAAATGTCGGGGTGGATGATTGTTCCCGGGCGCATCGTGCATTGCTTCCCCGCCTGGAATTGGTTTTTCCAGGCCAGGATATGTATGTAGAAGTTGGTTCCCCGGGCATAGACCGGGTGATCAAGGACGGATCGGAATTTGTCTATTACCTGGGCCGTGGGATTAAATGTTACCGCACGGATATATCCGACTGGACCGGGGGAATCCTCGAATCTGCGGATGAAAAGGGTGTTGTTTTAAAAGGAAAGGATGGTATGACAGAAATCGTTTACGAACTTATCGCCAAGGCGAAGTTAGACTATACACTAGATTATTTGCGGGAGGTTTAG
- a CDS encoding alpha-amylase/4-alpha-glucanotransferase domain-containing protein, producing MNEKPGFILGSHNHIPIGSGDDEGEYLYATRLKPFIQTLNQYPKIPAALHYSGSLLTWLENSHPELTMLLGDMISRKQVEILGGGFYEPMMPLLPQSDKIGQIEMLTAYLRKKFGKRPQGCWIPGAAWEQQLVGVLNTCGMGYTFLDEDHFGVPESPDQAGLSAPVISENQGKISTVFPLAAALSWEFTRENPKAVLERLIRNLSPGALVTVFPNQLHPEDPGETPETTYGRFFEALAEASKNLEFTTPGKVYKTQGKLKKAYFPGDQERKFLIAFPEANGIYVKMIFTHSQINQLRGDKSRKQSAREELWKAQGYSLFCDADTHGGIRRSSFRKAAYKSILAAEKICRTGGKFVPSLLAFDFDLDGRPEYLFQDRNINCYVKSSGASIFELDYLPKTWNYLDTFSRRLDTLQMEPGIEDGYRRTAFVDRLVPPDFSFKDALEGRFAASRFCGKDSYELVEMDRSHGKAAFRLPVNKQAGTTPYLSWIEIEKSYVLKQDTLMVRYALINRGEAQSSFKFIPQLDLSFSGDGEELLKVYRSHAQDPEPAIRGGAEISNVRGIEFRDIKNELTLGLTADRDFNAWILPIRTKLKIRDTVTDQYQSTCLMPALALSLKSEERWETEFKLTISH from the coding sequence ATGAACGAGAAACCGGGTTTTATTTTAGGTTCGCATAATCATATTCCCATTGGCTCAGGCGATGATGAGGGAGAATACCTGTACGCCACCCGGTTGAAGCCGTTCATTCAGACCCTTAATCAATACCCTAAGATCCCTGCGGCGCTGCACTATTCGGGGTCCCTGCTCACCTGGCTTGAAAATTCCCATCCTGAATTAACCATGCTCCTGGGGGATATGATTTCCCGGAAACAGGTGGAAATTCTGGGCGGGGGATTCTATGAACCCATGATGCCCCTACTGCCCCAATCAGATAAGATAGGGCAGATAGAAATGCTAACCGCCTACCTCCGTAAAAAATTCGGTAAACGGCCCCAGGGCTGCTGGATCCCCGGAGCTGCCTGGGAACAACAGCTGGTGGGGGTCCTGAATACCTGTGGCATGGGCTATACTTTTTTAGACGAGGATCATTTCGGCGTACCTGAAAGCCCGGACCAAGCAGGCCTAAGCGCCCCAGTTATTAGTGAAAACCAGGGGAAGATCAGCACCGTGTTCCCCCTGGCCGCCGCCTTGAGCTGGGAATTTACCCGGGAGAACCCCAAGGCAGTCCTGGAGCGCCTGATCCGGAATCTGAGCCCCGGCGCCCTGGTTACGGTTTTTCCGAATCAGCTGCACCCTGAGGATCCCGGGGAAACCCCTGAAACTACCTACGGGCGGTTTTTTGAAGCCCTGGCTGAGGCTTCAAAAAACCTGGAATTCACCACCCCGGGAAAGGTATATAAAACCCAGGGAAAGCTTAAAAAGGCCTATTTCCCAGGGGATCAGGAAAGGAAGTTTTTAATCGCCTTCCCCGAAGCCAATGGGATTTACGTGAAGATGATATTCACCCATTCTCAGATCAATCAACTGCGGGGGGATAAATCCCGGAAGCAGAGCGCCCGGGAAGAACTTTGGAAAGCCCAGGGCTATTCCCTGTTCTGTGATGCCGATACCCACGGCGGCATTCGCCGTTCCTCCTTCAGAAAAGCTGCTTACAAGTCCATCTTGGCCGCAGAAAAGATATGCCGGACCGGGGGAAAGTTTGTCCCTTCCCTGCTGGCCTTTGATTTTGATCTTGACGGCCGGCCTGAATATCTCTTCCAGGACAGAAACATTAACTGCTATGTAAAAAGCTCCGGGGCCAGCATTTTTGAACTTGATTACCTTCCCAAAACCTGGAATTACCTGGACACCTTTTCCCGCCGCCTTGATACACTCCAGATGGAACCAGGAATTGAGGACGGTTACCGGAGGACTGCCTTTGTGGACCGCCTGGTACCCCCGGACTTTTCCTTCAAGGATGCCCTGGAGGGACGTTTTGCCGCTTCCCGGTTCTGCGGTAAGGACAGCTACGAGCTTGTGGAGATGGATCGATCCCACGGAAAAGCCGCCTTCCGCCTCCCGGTCAACAAACAAGCCGGGACCACCCCGTATCTTTCCTGGATTGAAATTGAAAAGAGTTATGTGCTGAAACAGGATACCCTAATGGTACGCTACGCTCTAATCAACCGGGGTGAAGCTCAGTCGTCCTTTAAGTTCATACCCCAGCTTGATCTGTCTTTTTCCGGAGACGGGGAGGAACTTCTCAAGGTATACCGCTCCCATGCCCAGGACCCGGAGCCGGCTATACGAGGGGGCGCAGAGATTAGCAATGTCCGGGGCATTGAATTCCGTGACATCAAAAATGAACTTACCCTGGGCCTTACCGCAGACCGGGATTTTAACGCCTGGATTTTACCCATCCGCACGAAGTTAAAAATCCGTGATACCGTGACAGACCAGTACCAATCCACCTGCCTCATGCCCGCCCTGGCCCTGAGCCTGAAAAGCGAGGAGCGCTGGGAGACCGAGTTTAAACTTACAATTTCTCATTAG